A genomic region of Seriola aureovittata isolate HTS-2021-v1 ecotype China chromosome 21, ASM2101889v1, whole genome shotgun sequence contains the following coding sequences:
- the LOC130162355 gene encoding CDP-diacylglycerol--glycerol-3-phosphate 3-phosphatidyltransferase, mitochondrial — protein sequence MAAPMSWRRLVYSVYSPAITGVFTRISDRLFRVRDRRGGSSVLLLAPLLAEADPAPCRVARPTGSAGAQGTDGLCSHFRWMAEHVPAFRVPGTHIHILTSPDQFYQAMKARIKTAKRRVVMASLYLGTGQLEQELVDCMEEALQRSQDNSHSPDLKVSILLDYTRGSRGQINSRTMLLPLLQRFSSQMRVSLYHTPDLRGLLRLLVPQRFNETIGVQHIKVYLFDDSIIISGANLSDSYFTNRQDRYVLLENCREVADFFSELVDAVGDVSLQLQPDDSVTMLEGMVHPYKGNRQDFSAVARKRIMEVMNTAHMRQRLLNRSEDSEDEGMSEGEDDTWVFPLVQMKPLGIQVDEQVTQRLLTDAGPDSTVFLTSGYFNLTRAYMRLVLGAGASYRILTASPEVNGFFGAKGVAGAIPAAYIHIARQFYNRVCQLGQQERVHLHEYHRAQWTFHAKGLWYYLQGQDRPCLTLIGSPNFGYRSVHRDLEAQIAIVTENEELQSQLQEEQEMLYQRSTEVSSSTFERPDRHVKLWVKLVTPFIKNFF from the exons CTCCTCCGTGCTGCTGCTGGCTCCCCTGCTGGCCGAAGCTGACCCGGCCCCATGTCGTGTCGCCAGGCCCACCGGGTCGGCCGGAGCTCAGGGCACAGACGGCCTCTGCTCCCACTTTCGATGGATGGCAGAGCATGTACCTGCCTTTCGGGTGCCGGGCACCCACATCCACATCCTCACATCACCCGACCAGTTCTACCAGGCCATGAAG GCACGAATCAAGACCGCAAAGAGGCGAGTGGTGATGGCCTCGTTGTATCTGGGAACAGGtcagctggagcaggagctg gtGGACTGTATGGAGGAAGCTCTACAACGCTCGCAGGACAACAGTCACTCTCCTGACCTGAAGGTCTCCATATTGCTGGACTACACCCGCGGGTCACGAG GGCAGATTAACTCCAGGACCATGCTGCTGCCGTTGTTGCAGCGCTTCTCCTCTCAGATGCGGGTCTCTCTGTACCACACTCCAGACCTGAGGgggctgctgcggctgctggtCCCTCAGCGCTTCAACGAGACCATCGGAGTCCAGCACATCAAAGTCTACCTGTTTGATGACAGCATAATCATCAGCGG GGCCAACCTGAGCGACTCCTACTTCACCAACAGACAGGACCGCTACGTGCTGCTGGAGAACTGCAGGGAGGTCGCCGACTTCTTCTCCGAGCTGGTGGACGCCGTGGGAGACGTCTCCCTGCAGCTTCAGCCCGACGACTCGGTCACCATGCTGGAGGGCATGGTGCACCCGTACAAAG GCAACAGGCAGGACTTCTCAGCAGTGGCGCGGAAGCGGATCATGGAGGTCATGAACACGGCTCACATGAGGCAGCGGCTGCTGAACCGGTCTGAGGACTCTGAGGACGAGGGGATGAGCGAGGGGGAGGACGACACCTGGGTGTTCCCTCTGGTCCAGATGAAACCTCTGGGCATCCAGGTGGACGAGCAGGTCACACAG CGTTTGCTGACAGACGCCGGGCCAGACTCCACTGTGTTTCTAACATCAGGTTACTTCAACCTGACCCGGGCTTACATGCGGCTGGTGCTCGGGGCCGGAGCCAGCTACCGCATCCTCACCGCCTCCCCCGAGGTCAACGGGTTCTTCGGGGCCAAGGGCGTCGCCGGAGCGATCCCCGCGGCCTACATCCACATCGCCAGACAGTTTTACAACCGGGTGTGCCAGCTGGGCCAACAGGAGAGGGTACACCTGCACGAGTACCACAGAGCACAGTGGACCTTCCACGCCAAAG GTCTGTGGTATTACCTCCAGGGGCAGGATCGGCCTTGCCTCACTCTAATTGGTTCCCCTAATTTCGGTTACCGCTCGGTTCACCGTGACCTGGAGGCCCAAATCGCCATAGTAACGGAGAATGAGGAGCTGCAGAGCCAGCTGCAGGAG GAGCAGGAGATGTTGTACCAGCGCTCCACTGAGGTGTCCAGCTCCACGTTCGAGCGGCCAGACCGCCACGTCAAGCTGTGGGTGAAACTAGTGACCCCCTTCATCAAGAATTTCTTCTGA